The Vibrio echinoideorum DNA window CGGAATTTGATTCCCGAGAACAGTATCTAGAACACGAATTGCAAATCATGTCGCCTAAGCGCTGGCGTCCAAATTTGCCGTTTAAAGATTATCGATTTGAGATAGAAGATACCATCCCAGCGATGGCGGCGACCATTGGTAAAGTGGTTATGGTGGGCGCTATTGCAGCCACCTTTGCTGGGGCTCTCGGATTAAATGAAGACTTCATTCTAGAAAACGTTCGTTATGAACTCCTCATCGCCTCTGTTTTCATTATTATTTTCTCTGGCTTCCTGTTGCCGACCGCGAACCTCGCAGGTACACACGGTCCACTCATCCCGTTAATTCCAATTGTGGTTGCAGCAGGCGGACACCCTATGGCGTTTGGGTTATTGATTGGCGCTTTTGGCCTCATCTTAGCCATCAGTAAAGGTGGCAGCATGTTGGCTAACCTCACCAGTAAAGGTGTGTGTGGCGGCTTGTTGCTCTACCTTGGCTTTGTTGGAACCGCTTCTCAAGTGAAAAAGCTGTTCGCTTGGGCTGAGGGAATCGGCATGAGCCACATTGCTTTTGTCGTGATCTTTTGCACCATTATTTTGTACGCATTATTGGAACATTTCCGTAAGCGTTGGCTAGCTGTACCTCTTAGCTGCTTGCTAGGCGGTACGATTGCATTTGCCATGGGTGCCCCATTCGCTTTCCACACTGAGCCAGGCTTACCTAACATGAACCCTATGTATTGGTGGGGAGAAGATACAGGTTGGATGTTAGGCCTACCAACGATTGAGCACTTCATGGTGGTATTGCCGTTTGCAATTTTGGCTGTCGCTATGTGGTCTCCAGATTTCTTAGGGCATCAAGTATTCCAAAAGATCAGCTACCCAGAGCGTACCGAAAAAGTACATATGAACATCGACGACACCATGACCACGGCTTCAATTCGTCAAACGTTCGGTTCTCTACTTGGCGGTACTAACTTTACGTCCTCATGGGGTACTTACATCGTACCGGCGGCGATTGCTAAACGCCCTATTCCTGCGGGCGCTTTGCTCACAGCTCTGTTCTGTATCATCGCCGCAGTTTGGGGTTACCCGATGGATTTAGCTATCTGGCAACCTGTACTGTGTGTGGCGCTGATTGTTGGGGTATTTGTTCCATTGCTAGAAGCTGGCATGGAAATGACGCGTGAAGGGAAAACCACCCAATCGGCCGCGATTGTTGTGTTCTCTTCAGCGCTCGTTAACCCTGCATTTGGCTGGGCTCTCACCATGCTGTTGGATAATTTAGGCTTAGTCGGTTGTAAAGAACGCAGTAGTGAACTGAGTAAAATGAGCCGTTGGGTGTTGCCTGGCACTATGTTCATTGTGCTAAGTGGTGTGATGGCGTTGGTTGGCCTTCTACCGGGCATACCGGCGATTATCCCAAGTTTTCGTTAAGCTCTAGATTAGAATAATTGAGTGGTTGCTTCTTTCTGTTGTTAACTTTCAAACTGGATTCGTTATCTGCACTAAAAATTGAAGCTATCGTTGATAGTCTTTTTGGACAAAAAAAAGCCACTTAATGTAAAAAGTGGCTTTTCTATTTTTCTACAATGTACATATCTTTTCTTTCTTTTACAGTGTTACGGTTTACGTTGAAACTTGTTCATTTTCCACTGACGATGTTCCATCAGTTATTAAAGCGTAGTCTAATTGCTAGCCTTGTCAATAAACACGTCGACTCAGATTAACCAATCTTTTCTAATATCATCTTCTCCAGCCAGACTGGATTCTGGGTAGCCCAACTCCGTTAAGTCAGTGGCCAAGACTATTGGTGCGGATCACTCACGAGCACTATGAACTTGGCTATGACAAATGAGATAACGTGCAAAACCATCGAGGTATGGTAATTCATTGAAATATTGATACTTAATAAAAGGCTGTAGAGACCTTACGTAAAGGCATTCACTTTGGGGTTTTGCGGGCTTGAAGTTGATAGAATCGGTTTTGAGCTATACGCTCGTCATTAACAGTACACAAGCCGCTAATAATACGCTCGCTGTTAACAAACAGTTGGTTAACTTAGTGTGGTTATAGCTAAGTTTATTTTAAACTGGCACATTATCGAGTCACCATATAAAGAGTTTTAGAGAGTCAATGATGAACGATACGAAAATTTTCATTAGTGCCATTTTAGTCTTAGTTACTTTATCTGCATGTTCTTCACTCTCGCCTGAATCCTCCCAAAAACCTTCATTGGTGGATGAGCCAAACCATCATACAAGTAACGGTTATCAGAACCACCCATTTGTAGAAACTGCCGC harbors:
- a CDS encoding DUF3360 domain-containing protein — its product is MSTTLESAHIQTEKPQANEDELTYEQQHKPRSEFDSREQYLEHELQIMSPKRWRPNLPFKDYRFEIEDTIPAMAATIGKVVMVGAIAATFAGALGLNEDFILENVRYELLIASVFIIIFSGFLLPTANLAGTHGPLIPLIPIVVAAGGHPMAFGLLIGAFGLILAISKGGSMLANLTSKGVCGGLLLYLGFVGTASQVKKLFAWAEGIGMSHIAFVVIFCTIILYALLEHFRKRWLAVPLSCLLGGTIAFAMGAPFAFHTEPGLPNMNPMYWWGEDTGWMLGLPTIEHFMVVLPFAILAVAMWSPDFLGHQVFQKISYPERTEKVHMNIDDTMTTASIRQTFGSLLGGTNFTSSWGTYIVPAAIAKRPIPAGALLTALFCIIAAVWGYPMDLAIWQPVLCVALIVGVFVPLLEAGMEMTREGKTTQSAAIVVFSSALVNPAFGWALTMLLDNLGLVGCKERSSELSKMSRWVLPGTMFIVLSGVMALVGLLPGIPAIIPSFR